The Candidatus Delongbacteria bacterium genome has a segment encoding these proteins:
- a CDS encoding WxcM-like domain-containing protein, whose protein sequence is MISSVSDCKIIELPRIQDHRGNLSFVESSEHVPFDIKRVYYLYDVPGGSERGGHAHKHLQQLIIAMSGSFDVIVDDGNEKKVFHLNRSYYGLLMPIMIWRELNNFSSGAVCMVLASEKYEEGDYIRDYEIFKSLK, encoded by the coding sequence ATGATTTCTAGCGTTAGTGATTGCAAGATAATAGAACTACCTAGAATACAGGATCATAGGGGAAATCTTAGTTTCGTTGAAAGTTCTGAGCATGTCCCTTTTGATATAAAGAGAGTTTATTATCTCTATGATGTTCCGGGAGGAAGTGAAAGAGGTGGTCATGCTCATAAACATTTACAGCAATTGATAATTGCAATGAGTGGATCATTCGATGTTATAGTTGATGATGGCAATGAAAAAAAGGTATTTCATTTGAATCGATCTTATTATGGGCTTCTAATGCCAATTATGATTTGGAGGGAATTAAATAATTTTTCATCAGGGGCAGTTTGTATGGTTCTCGCTTCTGAAAAATATGAAGAAGGCGATTATATTAGAGATTATGAAATTTTTAAGAGTTTAAAATGA
- a CDS encoding N-acetyltransferase yields the protein MSVYIHPTSEVASNKIGDNTSIWQYCVVLEGAKIGNNCNINFNVFIENDVVIGNNVTIKSGVQIWDGITIGSNVFIGPNVTFTNDLLPRSKVYPVHFLKTKICDYASIGANSTILGGVTIGRFSLIGAGSVVTKNVKRNTLVYGNPAEFKGYVCECGNKLDDCYRCLKCNKNFVLTNGEIQSND from the coding sequence ATGAGTGTGTATATACATCCAACTTCTGAAGTAGCAAGTAATAAAATTGGAGATAATACTTCTATTTGGCAATATTGTGTTGTTTTAGAAGGGGCTAAAATTGGTAATAATTGTAATATTAATTTCAATGTTTTCATTGAAAATGATGTTGTAATTGGAAATAATGTTACGATTAAATCAGGAGTTCAAATTTGGGATGGAATTACAATAGGAAGTAATGTTTTTATTGGACCAAACGTCACATTTACGAACGATCTTTTACCCAGATCTAAGGTTTATCCAGTTCATTTTCTTAAAACGAAGATTTGTGATTATGCATCGATTGGAGCAAATTCTACAATTCTTGGGGGGGTTACTATAGGAAGATTCTCTTTGATTGGAGCAGGTTCAGTTGTAACAAAAAATGTTAAGAGAAATACACTGGTGTACGGAAATCCTGCTGAATTTAAAGGTTATGTATGTGAATGCGGTAATAAATTGGATGATTGTTACAGGTGTCTAAAATGTAATAAAAATTTTGTTTTAACAAATGGAGAAATTCAAAGTAATGATTAA
- a CDS encoding DegT/DnrJ/EryC1/StrS family aminotransferase, with translation MIKFLDLQALNLRYLNEFEAVFRKALNSGWYILGKEVETFENEFAAYCGVKHCIGVGNGLDALHLILRALDIGEGDEVIVPSNTYIATWLAVSYSGATPVPVEPDILTYNINPKLIKEKITNKTKAIIPVHLYGQVCDMDPINEIAKKYNLKVIEDSAQAHGAIYKGKRTGNLGDASGFSFYPGKNLGALGDAGAITTNDDILANKIRMLRNYGSEKKYVHEFKGYNSRLDELQAAFLRIKLRYLDEDNHKRREIAQYYCNNINNPEIILPGIHSSSLDINNFLGHVWHLFVIRHPQRDKIQKYLLDNQIQTLIHYPRPPHKQIAYKELGDLNLPITEKIHEEVLSIPISQVFDLINSKRIVEILNHGF, from the coding sequence ATGATTAAATTTTTAGATTTGCAAGCTCTTAATTTGAGATATTTGAATGAATTTGAGGCGGTCTTTAGAAAAGCTCTTAACTCAGGTTGGTATATCTTAGGTAAAGAAGTTGAAACTTTCGAAAATGAGTTTGCTGCTTATTGCGGAGTAAAGCACTGTATAGGTGTTGGAAACGGTCTTGATGCTCTTCATCTAATTTTACGGGCTTTAGATATAGGTGAAGGTGATGAGGTTATTGTACCTTCAAATACTTATATTGCAACTTGGCTTGCAGTTTCCTATTCTGGTGCCACCCCTGTTCCAGTTGAGCCTGATATATTAACTTATAATATTAATCCTAAACTTATCAAAGAAAAGATTACAAATAAAACAAAAGCTATCATTCCAGTACATTTGTATGGACAGGTTTGTGATATGGATCCAATAAATGAGATTGCTAAGAAATATAATCTAAAAGTAATCGAGGATTCAGCTCAAGCACATGGAGCGATTTATAAAGGGAAAAGAACAGGGAATTTGGGAGATGCATCAGGATTTAGCTTTTACCCTGGTAAAAATTTAGGTGCCCTAGGAGATGCAGGTGCTATAACTACAAACGACGATATTCTAGCAAACAAAATTAGAATGCTTCGTAATTATGGTTCTGAAAAAAAGTATGTTCATGAGTTTAAGGGGTATAATAGCAGACTTGATGAACTACAAGCAGCCTTTTTAAGAATCAAGTTAAGATACCTTGACGAAGATAATCACAAAAGAAGAGAAATTGCTCAGTACTATTGTAATAATATAAATAATCCTGAGATTATTCTCCCTGGTATTCATAGTTCATCATTAGACATTAACAATTTTCTTGGTCATGTTTGGCATTTATTTGTTATTAGACACCCCCAAAGAGATAAAATTCAAAAATATCTACTGGATAATCAAATTCAAACTCTGATTCACTATCCGAGACCTCCGCATAAGCAAATAGCATACAAAGAGCTCGGTGATCTGAATTTACCAATCACAGAGAAGATTCATGAAGAAGTATTGAGTATCCCGATTAGTCAGGTTTTCGATTTAATTAATTCTAAAAGAATTGTGGAAATTTTAAATCATGGATTTTGA